CGGTCGCCTTGGACAGCGTGCGACGCAGCACGTGCCGGGGGTCAGCCCAGCACGGCGAGCCGTCCGGCATCGCGATGTCGCAGTACATGCGCGCCGAGTAGTGCTCGCCGTCCGGGGTCTCCCAGGGCAGCACCTGGAAGGTGGCCGGGTCCGGCCTGGCCACCATGTCGGACTCGTAGGCGCGCGCGAAGCCCTCGATCGCGGAACCGTCGAAGCCGATGCCCTCGGCGAAGGCGCCCTCCAGCTCGGCGGGCGGCACCGCGACCGATTTGAGGAACCCGAGCACGTCGGTGAACCACAGCCGAACGAAGCGGATGTCCCGCTCTTCGAGCGTGCGAAGGACGAACTCCTGCTGGCGATCCATGAGCCGCAGCGTAGGCAACGCCGATGAACGGCGTGCTACGCCTCGCCGTCGATCGCCGCAGACGACGACCCGAGTCCCGCCACGCCGCGGCGTCGACGACCGTCCGGCGACCGTCGACGCCGCCGGAGATCAGCAGGTGACGTCGTCGGCGGGGACCTCGAGATCGACCAGATAGCGGATGCCGATGTCGTCCACGCAGGTCACTCCCTGAAGGAACACGCCGTGCTGATTGCCCTCGAAGGTCAACAGGCCCGCGCCCATGGCCTCGGCGAGGTCCACGCCCGCCTGGTAGGGGGTGGCCGGGTCGCCTGTGGTGGAGATCACCAGGGTGTCCGGCAGGGTCGCCGGGTCCAGTTCGAGATCCTCGGCGGTGGCGGGCACCGGCCAGAAGGAGCAGACGTCGCGCACGCCCCCCGGCTCGCGGCCGTCGTCGAGGAACGGCGCGGCCTCGCGGTAACGCCGCTCGGCCTCCTGGGCCGTCGCCTCGTCCATGCGCTCGGTCTCGTCGACACAGCGGATCGCGTTGAAGGCGTCCGTCATGTTCGAGTAGCGCCCCTCGGTGTCGCGACCGTGGTAGAGGTCGGCGACGAACATCAACATGTCGCCTTCCCCGACCGCGAGCATGGTGAGGCCTATGTCGAGCAGCTCCCACAGCTCCTGGGTGTACAGGGCCTGGATGACGCCGGTGACGGCGTCGTCGTAGGACAGCTCCCTGCCGTCCTCGGTGGGAGCGGGCGCGTCGATCAGCGGCTCGACGAGGGCGCGGAACACGGGCAGCGCCTGGGCGGGGTCGCCGCCGAGCGCACAGGTCTCGCGGGGCGCGCACCACGCGGCGAACGCGTCGAAGGCCTGCTGGAACCCGGCGCCCTGAGCCACCAGCTCGTCGACGGCGTTCTGATCGGGGTCGACGGCGCCGTCCAGGACGAGCGCCCGGACGTTGTCCGGGAACGCGTCCGCGTAGGTGCTGCCGAGCGAGGTGCCGTAGGAGAAGCCGAGGAAGGTCAGCTGCTCGTCGCCGAGGACGGAGCGCAGCAGGTCGATGTCACGGACGGCGTCCACGGTGCCGACATGGGCGAGCAGTTCCTCCCCGGAGCGTTCCACGCAGCGGGCGACGTACTCCTGAAGCCGCTCTTCGGCGGCGGCGACGCCCTCCGGCGAGGTGTCGACCTCGTTGATCAGCCGGTCCGCGTCGGCCTCGTCGTCGGTCGAGCACCGAATCTGAGGCTCGCTGGTGCCGACGCCGCGCGGATCGAAGCCGACGAGGTCGAAACGCTCGCCCAGCTCGCCGCCCGCGATCTGGGGCACGAGGCCCGCAGCGGCGACGACGCCGGACCCGCCGGGTCCGCCGGGGTTGACCAGCAGTGATCCGATCCGGGACTCCTGATCGGCGGCAGGCCTGCGGAGCAGACCGAGACTGATCGTCTCCCCGTCGGGGTCGTCGTAGTCCAACGGGGCCACGGCCCTGGCGCACTCCAGGCCGGTGCGGCCCAGCAGCGGCCGCTCCTCCTCAGTCAGGACGAAGTCGTCGCAGGGGCCCCACTGCAGCGACTGGCCGTACAGCTCGTCGAGCCCCTCGGGCACCTCGCCCGCAGGCCCCCGCTGCTCGACGGAGATCGCGGGTTCGGCGGCCCCGTCGACGGAGACGGTGCAGGCTGCGGAGACGGACAACAAGGCCAGCAGAGATGCCGCGGTCAGGGAGGCTCGGCTCAGACGTCGCACGGGGTAATCCTGCCAGTGCGGTGTGACGCGGGCCGGACCTGCTGTGACCGCGCGGTGTCGCCGTACGAAGATGTGCGCATGGCGCAGCTCCGGATGGCACTGGCTCAGGTGGACGCGACGGTCGGCGACTTGAGCGGCAACGCGACGATGATCGTGGACCGCGCACGGCAGGCGGTCGAGGAGGGCGCCCAGGTGGTGGCGTTCCCCGAGATGGTGCTGACCGGCTATCCGATCGAGGATCTCGCGCTGCGGCGTTCCTTCGCGACGGCGGCGCGCGCGGAGATGGACGTCGTGGCGCGGCGGCTCGCGGAAGCGGGCTGCGGCGGCGCCCTGGTGGTGATCGGCTACCTCGATCACGACGAGGAGGGGCCGCGCAACGCCGCCGCGCTGGTCCACGAGGGCCGGGTGGTCGAGCGCTACGCCAAGCAGCATCTGCCCAACTACGGCGTCTTCGACGAGTTCCGCTACTTCGTGCCCGGCAGGCGACTGCCGATCGTCCGCTTCGGTGGTGTGGACATCGGCGTGGTGATCTGCGAGGACATCTGGCGCGAGGAGGGGCCGACGTCGGAGCTGGCGGCGGCGGGGGTCGACCTGGTGCTCTGTCTGAACGGTTCGCCCTACGAGCGGGCCAAGGACGACACGCGGGGCGAGCTGGTGGCCAGGCGAGCCAGGGAGCTGGGTGCGCCGATGGCGTACGTGAACCTGGTCGGTGCCCAGGACGAGCTGGTGTTCGACGGCGATTCGATGATCGTCGACGGCAGCGGAGCCTGCCTCGCCCGGTCGCCGCAGTTCGTCGAGGACCTGCTCGTGCTGGATCTAGACCTTCCCCCGCGCGGCGAACAGCGAGCCGAGGAGCACGCCGCCCGTGGAACCTCGGAGATCGTGCGCACCACGATCTCCGAGTCCGTGCCGCCCGCCGCGGCAGGCACCCCGCAGCCGAGCCCCGCCGAGCCGCCGCCGCTGTCGGAGGAGGCGGAGGTGTGGTCGGCGCTGGTCACCGGGCTGCGAGACTACGTCGCGAAGAACGGCTTCCGGACGGTGCTGCTGGGGCTGTCCGGCGGCATCGACTCGGCGGTGGTCGCCGCGCTGTGCGTGGACGCCGTCGGGGCCGATCGGGTGCACGGCGTGTCGATGCCCTCGTCCTATTCCTCGGAGCACTCGAAGTCCGACGCCGCCGACCTCGCGCAGCGCACCGGGCTGCGCTACCAGGTCCAGCCGATCGTGGACATGGTCCGAGTGTTCGTCGATCAGCTCGGACTCTCGGGCCTGGCTGAGGAGAACGTCCAGGCCCGCTGCCGGGCGGTGACGCTGATGGGACTGTCCAACCAGGACGGACATCTGGTGCTGGCCACCGGCAACAAGACCGAGCTCGCGGTGGGGTACTCGACGATCTACGGCGACGCGGTCGGCGGATTCGCGCCGATCAAGGACGTGCCCAAGACCTTCGTCTGGCGACTGGCCGAGTGGCGCAACGCCGAGGCGCAGCGGCGCGGCGAGACGCTGCCCATCCCGCCGAACTCCATCACCAAGCCGCCGTCGGCGGAGTTGCGGCCCGATCAGATGGACTCCGACAGCCTGCCCGACTACCCGGTGCTGGACGCGGTGCTCGACGCCTATGTGGAGGGCGACCAGGGTTACGCGGACCTGGTGGCGGCGGGCTTCGACGCGGAACTGGTGGAGCGGATCGTCCGGATGGTCGACGCCGCCGAGTACAAGCGCAGGCAGTACCCGCCGGGCACCAAGATCACCCTGCGTGCCTTCGGTCGGGACCGGCGACTGCCCATCACCAACCGGTGGCGGGAGCACAAGCCGACGCCGGCGCAGGCTCAGGTCTGAGGGCAGGACTCTGAGGGCAGGGCAGCGAGTCCGGCTGTCGCCGCCAGGCAGGCTCAGCAACGCCTGCCGCCTGCCGACAGCCGACAGCCACTCGGCCTGCCGACTCGGCCTGCCGTCGGCCGCTGGCCTGCCGTCGGCGTCGGCCGCTCCTCGGCCGGGGACACGGCTCCGCCTCGTCGGCTGCGAGCGGCGGGCGGCGGGCGGCGGCCCCCACCGGGGCTGCGGGGCAGGCCGGACGGCCCTGCGCAGGACGGCTCCGCCCAGGGCGGCCCTGCCCAGGGCGGCCTATTCGCCGGTTCGGCCGTCGACGCGTTCGCGGAGCAGGTCGGCGTGACCGTTGTGCCTGCAGTACTCCTCGATCAGGTGGACGAGGATCCAGCGCAGCGAGCGCTTCTCCCGGCCGCCCAGCCCGATCACCTCGACGGACTCCGCCCCTGCGACGAGGGCGTCGCCGTTGGCGATCTCCGCGCGCCAGGCGTCGAACGCCTGGTCGACGTCGGCCTGCGTGACCGTCGCGGGATCGACGTCGTCGAAGTCGCCGTCGGGGCTGGCGTCGCTGTAGAACAGCGGGGGGACGCCCTCGCCCATCAGGGAGTTGCGGAACCAGCCCCGCTCCACCTCCGCGAGGTGCCGGACGAGCCCCAGTAGAGACAGTGTCGACGGCTCGACGGATCGGGTCGTGAGCTGTTGCGGCGTCAGGTCGGCGCATTTCATCGCCAGCGTCTGCCGGTGGTAGTCGAGGAAGCCCATCAGCACTTCGAGCTCGGTGCCCTGATTCGGCGGGTCACGCCTGTCATCGGTCATCGAGGCATGATGTCGGCTGCTCGTGGCCGGTGCACCTGGTTTTCCTCACCTTCGCCTACGGCGGGCGGCCGGGCAGGCCGCTCCGCGCTCGGGCCGCGCAGCACCGTTCCTGCGGCCGGGGCCTGCTCAGACGCAGCAAACGCCCGCCGACGTGAGCAGCATCCCCCCGCGTCGAGCTGTGAAGCCGATCCCACCCGGCTGCCTCACCGCCCCCGTTCGTGACACGCTCGATGTCAGGACCATTCACGATGACCCAGGGACCTGCTCGCAGGCCTTGAGGGAGGACGGTCGACGATGACCACGGTTCGTGAGGACGAGCAGCCCGCGCCGTACGGCACCGGGGCTGCCACGACCAAACCCGCCCGGCGAGTCCGGGTACATCACCTGCGGGAGATGAAGGAGCGCGGCGAGGCCTGGCCGATGCTCACCGCGTATGACATGTACACCGCGAAGATCTTCGATCAGGCGGGCATTCCCGTGCTGCTGGTCGGCGACTCGGCGGCCAACAACGTGTACGGCTACGAGAGCTCGCTGCCGGTGAGCACCGAGGAGATGCTGCCGCTCGTCCGGGCGGTCACCCGGTCGGCGAGCCGCGCGCTGGTGGTCGCAGATCTGCCCTTCGGCAGCTACCAGGCTTCGCCGGAGCAGGCGTTGACCACGGCCGTGCGGATGATGAAGGAAGGCCGCGCCCATGCGGTCAAGCTGGAGGGCGGGAGCCGCTTCGCCCCCCAGGTCGAGGCGTTGACCTCGGCGGGCATCCCGGTGATGGGACACATCGGCTTCACCCCGCAGAGCGAGCACGGCCTGGGCGGTTATCGGGTCCAGGGGCGCGGCGCGAGCGCCGACGCGCTGGTGGCCGACGCGCTGGCGTTGGAGGCGGCCGGGGCCTTCGCGGTGGTGTTGGAGATGGTGCCCGCCGAGGTCGCCAAGCGCGTGACGGCGGAACTCGCGATCCCCACCGTCGGCATCGGAGCGGGGCCGGACTGCGACGCGCAGGTCTTGGTGTGGCAGGACATGGCAGGCCTCAACCAGGGGCGGTCGCCGCGTTTCGTCAAGCGCTATGCCGACGTCGCAGGCGTGCTGTCGCAGGCGGCGAGCGAGTTCGCCGCCGACGTGCGCGGCGGGAGCTTCCCCGCCGAGGAGCACTCCTTCCACTGAGGGGTCGACGAGACGCCGAGTGCCCCGGCGCGCGGCCTGGAACGCCACGGCTCGAGCGCGTTGGGGCTGCCTGGCCCGATGGTCGTGCACGCCTCGGTGTTCTCTCGGGTTCCGGTGTTCTCTCAGGTTCCGGTGTTCACACGGGCCTCGGCACGCACGGCAGGCGGAACGGCGATTCCGCCGGGCCGAGAGGGCTGGTGGCGGACGGTCGCTGCCGACCGTCCCCATCGGCTCCGCCTGCCGCCCCGGCTGGGCCGACTCCGGCCGGGCTGATTCCGATCTGGCTCCCATTCGTCCCGGCCCCGGCTCGACCGGGCTCGAGCGGTTCGGATCTCGACCAGTTCTGATCAGACCCGACCGGCCCCGGCGGCTCCAGACCTCGGCGGGGCCGCGGCTGGACGCTGCGGGGCGCGCATGGACACGGAACGTGTCGATAGTCGCGATCGACGACAGCGACGACGCGGCAGGCGATAGGGGCCTCAGGGACGGAGACTGCGACGGCAGGACAGGATGCGAGGTCATGCCGCAGATCATCTCGGACGAGAATCACCGCAGGTAGTGTCAACTGTCATGAGTTTTCCATGACAGTTGACACCGATCTTCATGACAACTGTCATGAACCACGCTCGTCCGGCAGCGTCGCCGTCGACGCGCGACTACCGTGAGTGCATGGACGGAAACCAGACGGGCGCGCTGTCGTACCCCTGCGGCGCGGCAGGCTGCCCACATCGTCAGCCGAGGACGGCCCCGGCTCGGCAGTGCGCCTGTCTGCCGGTCGGCGCCCCCGATCACCGGGCCCCGCGTCCATCGACCACGCACGGACGCCCGGGCAAGGCTTTCGACGGCGGACGAGCGCAGCGCCGGCCTGCCCGGCCCCGCGGCCTGCCCGGATCGGCTTTCCCCGCCCCGCCGACGGGAACAGACGGCGTCCCGCCGGTGTCAGACGGCAGGCGGCGGGGTGCCGTCCCCGAACGGGCTGCCGCCGAGCGCCGCCCTGCCGTGCGGCGAGTGCCAGCCCGCGAGATCAGGTCCCGCCGGCACGATCCGACTCGGGTTGATCCGCTCGTGGGTCTGGTAGTAGTGCCGCTTGATGTGGTCGAAGTTCACGGTGTCCCCGAAGCCGGGTGTCTGGAACAGGTCCCTGGCATAGGCCCACAACACCGGCAGTTCGGTCAGCTTGTTCCGGTTGCACTTGAAGTGGCCGTGGTAGACCGCGTCGAACCGCACCAGGGTGGTGAAGAGCCGGACGTCGGCCTCACTGATCGACTCCCCCACCAGGTAGCGACGTCCGGCCAGCCGGTCCGACAACCTGTCGAGTTCGCCGAACAGATCCGCGAACGCCGCCTCGTAGGCCTCCTGCGAGGTGGCGAAGCCTGCCCGGTAGACGCCGTTGTTGACATTGCGGAAGATCGGCTCGACCACCTCGTCGATCTCCGCACGGGCCGCCGCCGGATACAGGTCCGGGGCGCCGGGACGGTGGAAGTCGGCCCATTCGGTCGACAGGTCCAGCGAGATCTGCGGATAGTCGTTGGTCACGACCTGCCCGGTCCGGGTGTCCACCAGACTGGGCACGGTCACCCGGCCCTTGAACTCGGGGTCGCGGGCGAGATAGGCCTCGGCCAGGAACTCGATGTCCAGCACCGGATCGCGACCGCCGGGATCGAGGGTGAACCGCCAACCCCGATCGTCGCGGATCGGATCGACGACGCCGAGGGACAGCACGTCCTCCAGGCCCAGCAGTCGCCGCACGATGATCGATCGATGCGCCCACGGACAGGCCGTCGACACCACCAGTCGATAGCGATCCGGCTCCA
The Actinoalloteichus fjordicus DNA segment above includes these coding regions:
- a CDS encoding glutathione S-transferase family protein, encoding MSGAQFTAETSAKGEFVRQANRFTDRITASGSAGHAVEPDRYRLVVSTACPWAHRSIIVRRLLGLEDVLSLGVVDPIRDDRGWRFTLDPGGRDPVLDIEFLAEAYLARDPEFKGRVTVPSLVDTRTGQVVTNDYPQISLDLSTEWADFHRPGAPDLYPAAARAEIDEVVEPIFRNVNNGVYRAGFATSQEAYEAAFADLFGELDRLSDRLAGRRYLVGESISEADVRLFTTLVRFDAVYHGHFKCNRNKLTELPVLWAYARDLFQTPGFGDTVNFDHIKRHYYQTHERINPSRIVPAGPDLAGWHSPHGRAALGGSPFGDGTPPPAV
- the panB gene encoding 3-methyl-2-oxobutanoate hydroxymethyltransferase, with the translated sequence MTTVREDEQPAPYGTGAATTKPARRVRVHHLREMKERGEAWPMLTAYDMYTAKIFDQAGIPVLLVGDSAANNVYGYESSLPVSTEEMLPLVRAVTRSASRALVVADLPFGSYQASPEQALTTAVRMMKEGRAHAVKLEGGSRFAPQVEALTSAGIPVMGHIGFTPQSEHGLGGYRVQGRGASADALVADALALEAAGAFAVVLEMVPAEVAKRVTAELAIPTVGIGAGPDCDAQVLVWQDMAGLNQGRSPRFVKRYADVAGVLSQAASEFAADVRGGSFPAEEHSFH
- a CDS encoding alpha/beta hydrolase; this encodes MRRLSRASLTAASLLALLSVSAACTVSVDGAAEPAISVEQRGPAGEVPEGLDELYGQSLQWGPCDDFVLTEEERPLLGRTGLECARAVAPLDYDDPDGETISLGLLRRPAADQESRIGSLLVNPGGPGGSGVVAAAGLVPQIAGGELGERFDLVGFDPRGVGTSEPQIRCSTDDEADADRLINEVDTSPEGVAAAEERLQEYVARCVERSGEELLAHVGTVDAVRDIDLLRSVLGDEQLTFLGFSYGTSLGSTYADAFPDNVRALVLDGAVDPDQNAVDELVAQGAGFQQAFDAFAAWCAPRETCALGGDPAQALPVFRALVEPLIDAPAPTEDGRELSYDDAVTGVIQALYTQELWELLDIGLTMLAVGEGDMLMFVADLYHGRDTEGRYSNMTDAFNAIRCVDETERMDEATAQEAERRYREAAPFLDDGREPGGVRDVCSFWPVPATAEDLELDPATLPDTLVISTTGDPATPYQAGVDLAEAMGAGLLTFEGNQHGVFLQGVTCVDDIGIRYLVDLEVPADDVTC
- a CDS encoding NAD+ synthase produces the protein MAQLRMALAQVDATVGDLSGNATMIVDRARQAVEEGAQVVAFPEMVLTGYPIEDLALRRSFATAARAEMDVVARRLAEAGCGGALVVIGYLDHDEEGPRNAAALVHEGRVVERYAKQHLPNYGVFDEFRYFVPGRRLPIVRFGGVDIGVVICEDIWREEGPTSELAAAGVDLVLCLNGSPYERAKDDTRGELVARRARELGAPMAYVNLVGAQDELVFDGDSMIVDGSGACLARSPQFVEDLLVLDLDLPPRGEQRAEEHAARGTSEIVRTTISESVPPAAAGTPQPSPAEPPPLSEEAEVWSALVTGLRDYVAKNGFRTVLLGLSGGIDSAVVAALCVDAVGADRVHGVSMPSSYSSEHSKSDAADLAQRTGLRYQVQPIVDMVRVFVDQLGLSGLAEENVQARCRAVTLMGLSNQDGHLVLATGNKTELAVGYSTIYGDAVGGFAPIKDVPKTFVWRLAEWRNAEAQRRGETLPIPPNSITKPPSAELRPDQMDSDSLPDYPVLDAVLDAYVEGDQGYADLVAAGFDAELVERIVRMVDAAEYKRRQYPPGTKITLRAFGRDRRLPITNRWREHKPTPAQAQV
- a CDS encoding DinB family protein codes for the protein MTDDRRDPPNQGTELEVLMGFLDYHRQTLAMKCADLTPQQLTTRSVEPSTLSLLGLVRHLAEVERGWFRNSLMGEGVPPLFYSDASPDGDFDDVDPATVTQADVDQAFDAWRAEIANGDALVAGAESVEVIGLGGREKRSLRWILVHLIEEYCRHNGHADLLRERVDGRTGE